The following proteins are co-located in the Apium graveolens cultivar Ventura chromosome 5, ASM990537v1, whole genome shotgun sequence genome:
- the LOC141659549 gene encoding uncharacterized protein LOC141659549: protein MNSQENKKNRLAGNLPEEILLKVPARNAVLRCVCKSWNALIMTPQFKTKHFNRNNNTHQLLFIGYCRRLLRKSLSLFSQEQEQEQSVYHINDSMLGQRLDFDANVNFPDVFKECCFAGSVNGIVCLSCFVESERFPYAISFRPWVVLWNPTIMHWKLIPTPPGKPGDNVHVSVSLAFDSQSNDYKVVRLVSTGPMLESRIEIYSANHDSWIDVDQGTPVPYLTSRYNSTVIVKGVPYWSLNYLEFVGFGLGHKVRYQHVLRQSDSIAAIDPHTGEYKEIMYPPAVNNPSTSVLPFNFMDSLAVLTCLPSDYSNQMFYVYALDQTCDTWNTMYSFTQTLMHNKHISIIQCFEDAGKILLVGWDRKRSVLYDPETDSLCHATGMDALRPKWDESYRHVESLFSVNGMVPIPREDEDNSDHNRGPPLLFRERHLGLLI, encoded by the exons ATGAATTCGCAAGAGAACAAAAAGAATCGGTTGGCCGGAAATCTGCCGGAGGAGATACTTTTGAAAGTTCCGGCAAGAAATGCTGTTTTGAGGTGTGTTTGCAAGTCTTGGAATGCTCTTATTATGACTCCCCAATTCAAAACAAAACACTTTAATCGCAACAACAACACTCACCAATTGCTTTTTATTGGTTATTGTAGACGTTTACTTCGTAAATCTTTATCTTTGTTTAGTCAAGAACAAGAACAAGAACAATCAGTTTATCATATTAATGATTCTATGCTTGGTCAAAGATTGGATTTTGATGCAAATGTTAATTTTCCTGATGTTTTTAAAGAATGTTGCTTTGCGGGTTCAGTTAATGGCATTGTCTGTTTATCGTGTTTTGTCGAATCTGAGCGTTTTCCTTATGCGATTAGCTTTCGTCCTTGGGTTGTTTTATGGAACCCTACAATTATGCACTGGAAATTAATTCCCACACCCCCGGGAAAACCTGGCGATAATGTCCACGTTTCTGTTAGTTTGGCTTTTGATTCGCAAAGTAACGATTATAAGGTTGTTAGGCTTGTTTCCACTGGCCCGATGCTTGAATCTCGCATTGAGATTTATTCTGCCAATCATGATTCTTGGATAGATGTTGACCAGGGAACGCCAGTTCCGTATCTTACGTCTCGTTACAATTCGACTGTTATTGTCAAGGGTGTTCCCTATTGGTCACTAAATTACCTGGAATTTGTTGGTTTTGGTCTTGGACATAAGGTTCGTTATCAACATGTTCTTCGTCAGTCTGACTCTATTGCTGCAATTGATCCTCATACTGGAGAGTACAAGGAGATTATGTATCCACCAGCTGTCAACAATCCATCCACCTCTGTGCTTCCCTTCAATTTCATGGATTCACTTGCTGTTTTAACTTGTTTACCCAGTGATTATTCCAATCAAATGTTTTATGTATATGCACTAGACCAGACCTGTGATACTTGGAATACAATGTATTCTTTTACCCAAACTCTTATGCATAATAAACACATATCCATAATCCAGTGCTTTGAGGATGCTGGTAAGATTTTACTTGTGGGCTGGGATCGTAAGCGTTCTGTTTTATATGACCCCGAAACGGATTCCCTTTGTCATGCTACCGGAATGGATGCTTTGCGGCCAAAGTGGGATGAATCCTATCGCCATGTCGAGAGCCTGTTTTCTGTTAATGGAATGGTACCCATCCCAAGAGAGGACGAGGATAATAGCGATCACAATCGCGGTCCACCATTGTTGTTCCGTGAAAGACACCTTG GACTACTAATTTGA